A DNA window from Kitasatospora atroaurantiaca contains the following coding sequences:
- a CDS encoding PspA/IM30 family protein: MNVAELLEDLRDQHDQSTARADDLRRQIERLATELTEAEARLIELDTTRKIVQEITRTSAEPTPPEPSTAYQDILNAFNQHPDQAFRVRDLHEHLGMPTDDPAMNVTRSRLGRLVRQGFLTQPGRGLCQKQA; the protein is encoded by the coding sequence GTGAACGTCGCCGAACTCCTCGAAGACTTGCGGGACCAGCACGACCAGTCCACCGCCCGCGCCGACGACCTGCGCCGACAGATCGAACGCCTCGCCACCGAGCTCACCGAGGCCGAAGCCCGCCTCATCGAGCTGGACACGACCCGGAAGATCGTCCAGGAGATCACGCGGACCAGTGCCGAGCCCACGCCGCCCGAACCGTCCACCGCCTACCAGGACATCCTGAACGCCTTCAACCAGCACCCCGACCAGGCATTCCGCGTCCGCGACCTGCACGAACACCTCGGCATGCCCACCGACGACCCGGCCATGAACGTCACCCGCTCCCGACTCGGACGCCTCGTCCGCCAAGGCTTCCTCACCCAACCCGGACGCGGCCTCTGTCAGAAACAGGCTTAA
- a CDS encoding HutD family protein, with amino-acid sequence MSVQEDRSKSTAKEVNGKRQPFHITKEEDRQLRIKGDRLSPALVITQPSSFDEYARQLMVPPAIMDLARKAANIRLSAWEIEAMRKHLEPVGPVTADLPGNELGLLRRILLAKAADDKTHPPYIRVACTGRGVYDKWATEFDYVRDLGIEPGDAGSPVVLEIWPAQHYSPIHSHGHTTGIVYCLAGQLDVMAYDNLAWDAPKRGLVTLTPGQCAWLAGDKFAVHKVYCPMDGDNGPTGPQYMSDTSEFAASFHVYLNENELSMDSYTAADLGRDTFHYIDEIDHKKKEFTTYSDLSWNVLRKVLADTALD; translated from the coding sequence ATGTCTGTCCAAGAAGACCGGTCAAAGAGCACGGCGAAAGAAGTGAACGGCAAGCGGCAGCCGTTCCACATCACGAAGGAGGAGGACCGGCAGCTGCGTATCAAGGGGGATCGCCTCTCCCCGGCGCTGGTCATCACCCAGCCGTCGTCGTTCGACGAGTACGCCCGACAGCTCATGGTTCCCCCTGCGATCATGGACCTGGCCCGCAAGGCGGCAAACATCCGGCTGTCCGCGTGGGAGATCGAGGCCATGCGCAAGCATCTCGAACCCGTCGGCCCGGTCACTGCCGATCTGCCCGGCAACGAGCTCGGGCTGCTGCGCCGGATCCTTCTGGCCAAGGCCGCCGACGACAAGACGCACCCTCCGTACATCCGCGTGGCGTGCACCGGCCGGGGGGTGTACGACAAGTGGGCCACGGAGTTCGACTACGTGCGGGACCTCGGAATCGAACCGGGTGACGCGGGTTCCCCGGTGGTCCTGGAGATCTGGCCGGCCCAGCACTACTCACCGATCCACTCGCACGGCCACACCACCGGAATCGTCTACTGCCTGGCCGGCCAGCTCGATGTGATGGCCTACGACAATCTGGCCTGGGACGCCCCCAAGCGGGGGCTGGTCACCCTGACCCCTGGGCAGTGCGCTTGGCTGGCCGGTGACAAGTTCGCCGTGCACAAGGTCTACTGCCCGATGGACGGCGACAACGGACCCACGGGCCCGCAGTACATGAGCGACACCTCGGAGTTCGCGGCCAGCTTCCACGTGTACCTGAACGAGAACGAACTCTCGATGGACTCGTACACGGCAGCCGACCTCGGCCGCGACACGTTCCACTACATCGACGAGATCGACCACAAGAAGAAGGAGTTCACGACATATTCGGACCTCTCCTGGAACGTGCTCCGGAAGGTGCTCGCGGACACCGCGCTGGACTAG